Proteins co-encoded in one Nonlabens agnitus genomic window:
- the mscL gene encoding large conductance mechanosensitive channel protein MscL, translated as MLKEFKKFIMTGNVIDLAVAVLLAGATALVVNGFVKLIMMPIVGHFTGGTDFSEFKVVLSEAVVAADGTIETPENAILYGEWINTIINLIIVGFVLFMIVKAYNKTKKKEEPAPEAPKGPTQEELLIEIRDAIKAQN; from the coding sequence ATGCTTAAAGAGTTCAAAAAATTTATCATGACAGGAAATGTCATAGACCTAGCCGTTGCCGTATTGCTTGCTGGTGCGACAGCACTTGTCGTTAACGGATTTGTAAAACTTATCATGATGCCTATCGTTGGGCACTTTACGGGTGGAACTGACTTTTCAGAATTCAAAGTAGTCCTAAGTGAAGCTGTGGTAGCTGCAGATGGTACTATTGAGACGCCAGAAAATGCTATTCTTTATGGAGAATGGATCAATACAATCATCAACTTGATCATTGTAGGCTTTGTTTTATTTATGATCGTGAAGGCTTATAACAAAACCAAGAAGAAAGAAGAGCCCGCTCCTGAGGCACCAAAAGGTCCTACTCAAGAAGAATTGCTTATAGAAATAAGAGATGCCATCAAGGCGCAAAACTAA
- a CDS encoding alpha/beta fold hydrolase, whose product MKTTSLFCYCIFLLCLYSNAQNDPIRVTVSGSGDPILLLSGFATNGDEAWQSTTELLTKDYECHIVNYAGFAGMEPVAFPWLPKVITAIEEYIKNRNLKKPIVIGHSLGGTIGIHLAANKELDISKLIIVDALPATGAMMMPDFKPERFQYESPYNDQMLAMNENEFTQMSLGMAAGMTSNVNGQKQIANWMQATDRKTYVYGYTDYLKFDVREDLRNISIPVTILGAGKPYGVETARANYTNQYQNLQQYDLKMNEDSAHFIMMDQPEWFLEQIQIALK is encoded by the coding sequence ATGAAAACAACATCTTTATTCTGTTACTGTATCTTTTTACTTTGCCTGTATAGTAATGCACAAAATGATCCCATAAGAGTGACTGTTTCTGGCTCAGGTGATCCCATCCTTTTACTCTCTGGATTTGCAACTAATGGTGATGAGGCTTGGCAATCTACCACCGAATTGCTTACCAAAGATTACGAATGCCACATTGTAAACTATGCTGGATTTGCTGGAATGGAACCTGTAGCTTTTCCATGGTTGCCAAAAGTTATAACCGCGATTGAAGAGTACATCAAAAATAGAAACCTTAAAAAACCTATAGTTATAGGTCATAGTCTAGGAGGCACCATAGGTATCCATCTCGCTGCAAATAAAGAATTAGACATTTCAAAACTGATTATTGTGGATGCGTTGCCCGCTACGGGAGCCATGATGATGCCCGATTTCAAACCAGAACGCTTTCAATATGAAAGCCCATACAATGATCAAATGCTAGCTATGAATGAAAATGAGTTTACTCAAATGTCCCTAGGAATGGCTGCTGGGATGACCTCTAATGTTAACGGGCAAAAACAAATCGCAAACTGGATGCAAGCAACAGATCGCAAGACTTATGTGTATGGATATACAGATTACCTTAAGTTTGATGTGCGCGAAGACCTGAGAAATATTAGTATTCCAGTAACTATTCTGGGTGCGGGCAAGCCGTATGGAGTTGAAACAGCTAGAGCAAACTATACTAATCAATATCAGAACTTGCAGCAATATGACCTCAAGATGAATGAAGACAGCGCTCACTTTATCATGATGGACCAACCAGAATGGTTTCTGGAACAAATCCAGATTGCACTTAAATAA
- the alr gene encoding alanine racemase, with protein sequence MESKGTRLEVDLAALAHNFQYLKSKIPAETLFMSVVKANAYGHGITTIARKLQDLGTDYFAVAYVEEGVEMRDAGITKPILVLHAQVHTLQQCIDRCLEPVIYSVEMLEAFIAFAKANSQKSYPIHLEFNTGLNRIGIDPDDLDRAIAIVKATDAIKVCGLQSHLAASEDLSEKDFTLRQIETFENLCNKVEGQIGYQCLRHTDNTSGILNYNHSHYSMVRSGIGLYGYGNDLKFDAHLKPVASLKSNISQIRHIKKGESVSYNRSHKASQDMDYAVISLGHGDGINRIYGYGKSSILVNGKWAPTLGIICMDMFMVDVTGIDCKTGDEVIIFDQTHPARDMAEKAGTISYELLTGIQKRVPRIYLNS encoded by the coding sequence ATGGAATCAAAAGGCACCAGACTGGAAGTAGATCTGGCGGCGCTCGCCCATAATTTTCAGTATTTAAAATCAAAAATTCCGGCCGAAACTCTTTTTATGAGCGTGGTCAAGGCAAATGCCTATGGTCATGGTATCACAACCATTGCCCGTAAACTTCAGGATTTAGGGACCGATTATTTTGCGGTGGCTTATGTAGAAGAAGGTGTTGAGATGCGCGATGCCGGCATTACAAAACCTATTCTGGTGCTGCACGCGCAGGTACACACCTTGCAGCAATGCATCGATCGATGTCTGGAGCCCGTGATTTATAGCGTTGAGATGCTGGAAGCTTTTATCGCTTTCGCGAAAGCGAATTCCCAAAAATCCTATCCTATCCATTTAGAATTCAATACGGGACTTAATCGTATAGGAATAGATCCTGATGACCTTGACAGAGCGATTGCTATTGTCAAAGCTACCGATGCAATAAAAGTTTGCGGACTGCAATCCCATCTTGCCGCCAGTGAAGATTTGAGCGAGAAGGATTTTACCCTTAGACAAATCGAGACCTTTGAAAACCTATGCAACAAAGTAGAGGGTCAAATAGGCTATCAATGCCTGCGACATACCGATAATACTAGTGGTATTCTCAATTATAACCACTCACATTACAGCATGGTGCGTTCTGGGATAGGTCTCTATGGTTACGGGAATGACCTCAAGTTTGACGCTCACTTGAAACCAGTGGCTTCCCTTAAATCCAACATTTCCCAGATCAGACATATCAAAAAAGGAGAAAGCGTAAGTTACAATCGCAGCCACAAAGCTTCTCAGGACATGGACTATGCCGTTATCTCATTAGGCCACGGCGATGGTATCAACCGTATTTATGGTTATGGTAAATCCAGCATATTGGTCAATGGTAAATGGGCGCCTACTCTAGGAATTATTTGTATGGATATGTTCATGGTAGATGTCACTGGAATAGATTGTAAGACAGGTGACGAGGTCATTATTTTTGATCAAACGCATCCTGCAAGAGACATGGCAGAAAAAGCAGGAACAATATCCTACGAACTTTTAACAGGAATACAAAAACGAGTTCCTAGAATTTATTTAAACAGCTAA
- a CDS encoding T9SS type A sorting domain-containing protein, with amino-acid sequence MNKFLLACIAALFTWNLQAQFWSEVDSDFPTESTGISRFSIVDENVAWGIGYNGINPENNIQQFSKTTDAGSTWNAGSIAVGNTNLGIGDIAAIDGETAFIAVYPRIAGQNGGVWKTEDGGGTWAKISQTEFTSNGSFPNTIHFFDADNGVVTGDPVNGNWEIYTTADGGSTFTPVPAANIPAPQTNETGYLAQNTASGDSIWFTTSTGRIFHSTNRGLNWNVYQSPISDFGGSEVSGDISFADASKGILQTNVAILYSTTNAGQTWTQIVTSGTGTPYGDNIAYLPFTSYIVSVGSDPNFAGSSYSVNDGVTWVNIDTKQHVDVAFLNTSAGYSGGFTSDTNTTGVFKYVGDVLSAGDEFAFAKAISLYPNPTRNELNISGTDRVLNLELFNLSGQSLKVFQPSHSLSLEGLPTGLYLLKITTPLGMQSLPVLKN; translated from the coding sequence ATGAATAAATTTTTACTTGCATGCATTGCTGCTCTTTTCACTTGGAACCTGCAGGCACAGTTCTGGAGTGAAGTCGATTCTGACTTCCCAACAGAATCCACCGGTATTTCAAGATTTAGCATCGTTGATGAAAATGTGGCTTGGGGAATAGGCTACAACGGCATTAATCCAGAAAACAACATCCAGCAGTTCTCTAAAACTACAGATGCTGGTTCCACCTGGAACGCGGGTTCCATCGCCGTAGGAAATACCAATTTGGGAATAGGTGACATTGCTGCCATCGATGGCGAAACCGCTTTTATAGCGGTCTATCCCAGAATCGCTGGACAAAATGGTGGTGTCTGGAAAACGGAAGATGGCGGCGGTACCTGGGCTAAAATAAGCCAGACAGAGTTTACCTCTAATGGAAGTTTTCCCAATACGATCCATTTTTTTGATGCAGATAATGGGGTTGTCACTGGCGATCCTGTGAATGGCAATTGGGAGATTTACACCACTGCAGATGGTGGGTCGACGTTTACGCCAGTTCCAGCGGCCAATATTCCTGCGCCGCAAACTAATGAAACCGGATATCTGGCACAAAACACCGCCAGCGGCGACTCCATATGGTTTACGACGAGTACAGGTCGGATATTTCATTCCACAAACCGTGGTTTGAACTGGAATGTGTATCAGTCGCCCATTAGTGATTTTGGCGGCAGTGAAGTTTCTGGAGACATCAGTTTTGCAGATGCTTCTAAAGGAATTCTACAAACCAATGTCGCAATTTTATACAGTACGACAAATGCAGGCCAGACCTGGACACAGATAGTGACCAGCGGCACGGGAACACCTTACGGCGACAACATTGCTTACCTTCCATTCACTTCCTATATCGTGAGTGTAGGCTCTGATCCTAATTTTGCAGGTAGCTCCTACTCTGTTAACGATGGTGTGACTTGGGTGAATATTGACACTAAACAGCACGTGGACGTTGCCTTTTTGAATACTTCGGCAGGTTATAGTGGTGGTTTTACCAGTGATACAAATACGACTGGTGTTTTCAAATATGTTGGAGATGTACTTAGTGCTGGTGATGAGTTCGCTTTCGCGAAAGCGATATCCCTTTATCCCAATCCTACAAGAAATGAGCTTAACATCTCTGGTACAGACCGTGTTTTGAATCTGGAATTGTTTAATTTAAGCGGTCAAAGCCTCAAGGTATTCCAGCCTTCTCACAGTTTATCGCTGGAAGGTTTGCCTACAGGCTTATATCTATTGAAAATCACAACACCACTGGGAATGCAATCATTACCAGTGCTTAAAAATTAA
- a CDS encoding RNA polymerase sigma factor, giving the protein MTEAEFTTTYNNLHPKVYRLCLGYVTGDEQIARELCQQTFINVWNHRKSFKGNSKIDTYIYRIAVNCCLGHLKKKKPTNIDIRDQTKMVDDSVLPEENPKTIEQLYRCIDQLKPINKTVILMELEEIPQDEIATTLGYSHGSIRTRLSRIREALLKCITHGK; this is encoded by the coding sequence GTGACAGAAGCGGAATTCACCACTACCTACAACAATTTACACCCTAAAGTTTATCGGCTTTGTTTGGGCTATGTTACTGGTGACGAACAGATTGCTCGTGAACTTTGTCAACAAACATTCATCAACGTCTGGAACCACAGGAAGTCCTTTAAGGGCAACTCTAAAATAGATACCTATATCTATCGCATTGCCGTGAATTGTTGTTTAGGCCATCTAAAAAAGAAAAAGCCTACCAATATCGACATTCGCGATCAAACAAAAATGGTGGACGATAGTGTATTACCCGAAGAGAATCCCAAAACTATAGAGCAGCTTTACCGCTGCATTGATCAACTCAAACCTATTAACAAAACCGTCATCTTGATGGAATTGGAAGAAATACCACAAGATGAAATAGCGACCACTTTGGGCTATTCCCATGGATCTATTCGCACGCGACTGTCTAGAATTAGGGAAGCACTTTTAAAATGTATCACTCATGGAAAATAA
- a CDS encoding DoxX family protein, whose translation MKYAYWIVTGLVSLILLASAGFYVFENAQVSSEFVKLGFPTWVIYPLAFAKVAAVLVILFRKNRSLTEWAYAGLFFDILLAAIAHLTIADGGQWTAVVALFMLMTSYFLGKKVRSFE comes from the coding sequence ATGAAATATGCCTACTGGATCGTCACGGGACTTGTGAGCCTGATCCTATTAGCTTCCGCTGGATTTTATGTTTTTGAAAACGCTCAGGTTTCTTCAGAGTTTGTGAAGCTGGGCTTTCCCACTTGGGTCATTTATCCATTAGCCTTTGCAAAGGTTGCCGCTGTTTTGGTGATTCTTTTCAGAAAAAACAGATCGTTGACTGAATGGGCTTATGCTGGATTATTCTTTGATATTCTACTCGCAGCCATCGCCCATTTGACCATTGCAGATGGTGGGCAATGGACCGCTGTTGTAGCACTATTCATGTTGATGACTTCTTATTTTTTGGGTAAGAAAGTGAGATCGTTTGAATAG
- the atpG gene encoding ATP synthase F1 subunit gamma encodes MANLKEIRNRITSVSSTMQITSAMKMVSAAKLKKAQDAITAMRPYSDKLTELLQNLSASMEGDAGSKYAEQREVKRALVVAITSNRGLAGAFNSNIIKELIRLNKEDLKGVAVSYMTIGKKANDFAKKGSNIQSNKSDLFDDISFDKVSAIAEELMELFVTGEFDKIVLVYNSFKNAATQVVMSEDFLPLKPLDQVEGEAPANATEYIYEPSKEEIIEQLIPKSLKMQLYKGVRDSWASEHGARMTAMHKATDNATELRDQLKLTYNKARQAAITNEILEIVGGAEALNN; translated from the coding sequence ATGGCGAATCTTAAGGAAATACGTAATAGAATAACCTCAGTATCTTCAACGATGCAGATTACATCTGCTATGAAGATGGTGAGCGCAGCGAAGCTTAAGAAGGCACAAGATGCCATTACAGCGATGCGTCCTTATTCTGATAAGCTAACAGAGTTGCTTCAAAATCTGAGCGCTTCCATGGAAGGTGACGCTGGTAGCAAATATGCCGAACAGCGTGAAGTAAAAAGAGCATTAGTGGTAGCCATTACCTCTAACCGTGGTCTTGCAGGAGCATTTAACTCAAATATTATTAAGGAGTTAATCAGACTCAACAAGGAAGATTTGAAAGGTGTTGCGGTTTCTTACATGACTATTGGTAAAAAAGCCAATGACTTTGCCAAGAAAGGATCCAACATTCAATCCAACAAAAGTGATTTGTTTGACGACATTTCCTTTGATAAGGTTTCTGCCATCGCAGAAGAATTGATGGAGCTATTTGTTACTGGTGAGTTTGACAAAATTGTTTTGGTTTACAACAGTTTTAAAAACGCAGCCACACAGGTAGTCATGAGTGAGGATTTCCTGCCTTTAAAGCCTCTGGATCAAGTGGAAGGTGAAGCGCCAGCAAATGCGACAGAATACATCTATGAGCCATCTAAGGAAGAAATCATAGAGCAGCTGATTCCTAAGTCTTTGAAAATGCAATTGTACAAAGGTGTGCGTGATTCATGGGCAAGCGAGCACGGTGCTCGTATGACCGCCATGCACAAAGCAACCGACAACGCCACAGAATTGAGAGATCAATTGAAATTGACTTACAATAAAGCGCGTCAAGCAGCCATTACCAACGAGATTCTTGAAATCGTAGGTGGTGCGGAAGCCTTGAATAATTAA
- a CDS encoding thymidine kinase yields MFLENTVNHEEQFGWIEVICGSMFSGKTEELIRRLKRAKFANQKVEIFKPAIDVRYDEKKVVSHDSNEIHSTPVPAAANIPLLATGCQVVGIDEAQFFDDEIVAVCNNLANRGIRVIVAGLDMDFKGNPFGPMPALMATAEYVTKVHAVCTRTGNLAQYSYRKSSDENVVVLGEHQEYEPLSRGAYYKAMLSSKVKDIPVKDAQEIKNKTGS; encoded by the coding sequence ATGTTTCTAGAAAATACAGTTAATCATGAGGAGCAATTCGGCTGGATCGAGGTGATTTGCGGCTCCATGTTTTCTGGAAAAACAGAAGAATTGATTCGCAGGTTAAAACGCGCCAAATTTGCCAATCAAAAAGTTGAAATCTTCAAGCCCGCTATAGACGTGCGGTATGATGAAAAAAAAGTGGTCTCTCACGATTCCAATGAGATTCATTCCACTCCAGTGCCCGCGGCAGCAAACATACCATTGCTCGCTACCGGCTGCCAGGTAGTAGGAATAGATGAGGCACAATTTTTTGATGACGAGATTGTCGCCGTTTGCAACAATCTGGCAAATCGAGGCATACGCGTGATTGTCGCCGGCCTGGATATGGATTTTAAAGGTAATCCCTTTGGCCCTATGCCAGCGCTTATGGCTACTGCAGAGTATGTGACTAAGGTCCATGCCGTTTGCACACGCACCGGTAATCTTGCTCAATATAGCTACCGCAAATCAAGTGACGAGAACGTTGTGGTTCTAGGTGAACATCAAGAATATGAACCCTTGAGCCGTGGCGCATATTACAAGGCCATGCTTTCTAGCAAGGTCAAGGATATTCCTGTCAAAGATGCACAGGAAATCAAAAACAAAACAGGATCCTAA
- a CDS encoding aspartate-semialdehyde dehydrogenase, with amino-acid sequence MKIAVVGVTGMVGQVMLKVLEERNLEITELIPVASEKSVGTEIVFKGKPYKVVSMQDAIDMKPAIALFSAGGGVSLENAPKFAAVGTTVIDNSSAWRMEADKKLVVPEINADQLTTNDKIIANPNCSTIQLVMALAPLHKKYGIKRLVISTYQSITGTGVKAVEQLENEYTNTKGAMAYPYQIHRNALPHCDVFEENGYTKEELKLVRETQKILDDKTIAVTATAVRIPVVGGHSESVNVEFHNDFTESEVRAILADTDGVTVQDNTDVNLYPMPLMAHGKDDVFVGRIRRDHSAPNALNMWIVADNLRKGAATNAVQIAEYLIKNELVSA; translated from the coding sequence ATGAAAATAGCTGTTGTGGGCGTTACCGGCATGGTAGGTCAAGTGATGCTCAAGGTTCTAGAAGAACGCAATCTTGAAATAACTGAATTGATTCCTGTAGCATCAGAGAAATCTGTAGGTACTGAAATTGTTTTTAAGGGCAAACCCTATAAGGTGGTGAGCATGCAGGATGCTATCGACATGAAACCAGCTATTGCATTATTTTCTGCTGGTGGTGGCGTGAGTCTAGAAAACGCTCCCAAATTTGCAGCAGTAGGTACGACCGTTATAGATAACTCCAGCGCATGGCGCATGGAAGCAGATAAGAAATTGGTTGTTCCTGAAATCAACGCAGACCAGCTTACCACAAACGACAAGATCATTGCAAACCCTAACTGTTCAACCATACAACTGGTAATGGCACTAGCGCCTTTGCACAAAAAGTACGGTATCAAAAGATTGGTGATTTCTACCTATCAGTCTATTACGGGTACAGGTGTCAAAGCCGTGGAACAATTGGAAAATGAATACACCAATACTAAAGGTGCCATGGCATATCCATACCAGATCCACAGGAATGCACTACCGCACTGTGATGTTTTTGAAGAAAACGGATATACCAAAGAAGAGCTCAAATTAGTACGAGAAACTCAAAAGATTCTAGACGATAAAACCATCGCCGTGACAGCAACTGCAGTAAGAATACCAGTAGTTGGTGGTCATTCAGAATCTGTAAATGTAGAATTTCATAACGACTTTACAGAATCTGAAGTACGCGCCATCCTCGCAGATACTGACGGTGTAACGGTACAGGACAATACAGATGTCAACTTATATCCTATGCCACTCATGGCACACGGGAAAGATGACGTTTTTGTGGGACGAATAAGACGAGACCATTCTGCGCCTAACGCGCTCAATATGTGGATCGTTGCAGATAACCTGAGAAAAGGTGCTGCTACCAATGCTGTGCAGATAGCCGAGTATTTGATCAAAAACGAACTGGTAAGCGCTTAA